From the Kitasatospora atroaurantiaca genome, the window TTCTCGGCGAATCGTTCCGCCGTCTCGAGCATGGCCGTGCCTGCGGTGTAGCGGCCGTAGTCGGTGACGATGGTGCCGCCGTACGGCGCGATGGTCTCCACCTGGGTGCAGAGCGGGAGCGTGCGGCCGACGAGGTCGCTGCCCCGGCTGTAGAACTGCACGTCGACGTGGGAGAACGGCTCCAGGCGGGCGCCGAACTTCGACTTGGTCTTGCGGACGCCCCGGGCCACCGCCCGGACCTTGCCGTGCTGCCGGGTGAGCAGGGTGATGATCCGGTCGGCCTCGCCCAGCTTCTGGGTGCGCAGGACCACGCCGTCGTCACGGAACAGACTCATGCGGGTGCCCCGACTCGAGAGTTCATCCGACCATTCTCCCGCACCTGGGCAGTGCGCCGGGCAGCCGTGTGCCCGCACCCGGGTCCGTGGGGGGACACCCGCGGGTGCGGGTCACGGCGGGCCCGGAGGGGGGAGTCGGGCCCGGCCTGTGGGGGCTCAGTGCGGCGCGATGGTGGCCGCCTCCAGGAGTTCGTCGACCCGGCCTTCGGCGAGCTTCAGGCAGCGGCCGACTGCGGCCAGTGCGGCGCGCTCCTGCGGGAGGTAGCGCCCGTCGGCCAGTGCGACCCAGGCACCCTGGAGCACCAGGCGCTCGCGGCCCTGCTGGGCGAGATGCGGGGAGAGGGGTTCGAGCGCTGCGTGCAGTTCGATGGTCAGACCGCTGCCGAGGCCGTCGACGTCCATCGGCCCGCCGTCGCCGACGCCGGAGAGTGCGGCCAGCGCGGCGAGCACCTGGGCCTCGCCGCAGTCCTCGAAGCCGGCCTCGCGGATGACCGTGCAGGCGGCGTCCCTGGCGGCCCGGCCGCCGGTGCCGCCGGCCGCGAGCACCGCCAGCGCCACCGTGTACTGGGCGTCGCGCAGCATCGCCGCCAGGCGGACGCTGGTGAGCTGGTCCAGGGTCTCGACGCCGTACCGGCCGTGGCAGGTGGTGCACTGCACGCTGCCGATCACCGGGCCGAGGGGCAGGAGAGGGGTGCCGAGCAACCGCAGCCACCGACGACCGTGCTGCCGACGGTAGTTGCGGTCCCCGCCACAGCCCGGACAGAAGAAATCACCGAGGACGTCCGTCCGCCAGCGAGGGCGAACACCCCACAACCCTGTCACGGCGCCACTCCCCAGACATGGCAGGCGGCCTGCACTTCAATGGGCAGGTCACGCGACCGGACTCCAACAGCCGTCCCACCGACCCTGGTTCCGGTGGATCGATGTTGCCACGGTTACGGGAATGTGTCAGCACCCCGAACGGGTAAAAATGTGGCGTGGGACACATGCAAAGGGGGCCACCCGTTTGGGTGGCCCCCTCGTACGAACTAACCGCGCTGCGCCCGGTTGACGGCGCTGACCATCGCCTTCAGCGAGGCCAGCACGGTGTTGCCGTCGATGCCGACGCCCCACAGCACCTTGCCGTCCACCGCGCACTCGACGTACGCGGCGGCCTGGGCGTCGCCGCCCTCGCTCAGCGCGTGCTCGGCGTAGTCCAGGACGCGGACGTCCACGCCGATCCGGGCCAGTGCGTCACCGAAGGCGGAGACCGGGCCGTTGCCGGTACCGGTCAGGGTGACCGGCACGCCGTCCACCACGGCCTCGGTGGACAGGGCGTCGCGGCCGTCCTCGGTGGTCAGGCTGCGCGAGCCGCTCAGCGCGATCCGGCCCCACGGGTTGTCCTTGGTGGGCAGGTACTCGTCCTGGAAGACCGCCCAGATGTCCGCCGGGGTGACCTCGCCGCCCTCGGCGTCGGTCTTGGCCTGGATGATCCGCGAGAACTCGATCTGCATCCGGCGCGGCAGGTCCAGCTTGTGGTCGTTCTTCAGGACGTACGCGATGCCGCCCTTGCCCGACTGGCTGTTGACCCGGATGACGGCCTCGTAGGAGCGGCCGACGTCCTTCGGGTCGATCGGCAGGTACGGAACCCCCCAGGTGTACTCGCCGACCGGCACGCCGGCCGCCGCCGCGTCGGCCTCCAGGGCGTCGAAGCCCTTCTTGATGGCGTCCTGGTGCGAGCCGGAGAAGGAGGTGTACACCAGGTCGCCGGCGTAGGGGTGGCGCTCCGGTACGACCATCTGGTTGCAGTACTCGTACGTCCGCCGGATCTCGTCGATGTCCGAGAAGTCGATCATCGGGTCCACGCCCTGCGAGAACAGGTTCATGCCGACGTTGACCAGGTCCAGGTTGCCGGTTCGCTCGCCCTGCCCGAACAGACAGCCCTCGACGCGGTCGGCACCCGCCATGATGGCCAGCTCGGCCGAGGCGACGCCGGTGCCGCGGTCGTTGTGCGGGTGGGTCGACAGCGCGATGAACTCGCGGCGGGACAGGTTCCGCGACATCCACTCGATCTTGTCGGCGTAGACGTTCGGGGTGGAGCGCTCGACCGTGGTCGGCAGGTTCAGGATGATCTCGCGGCCCTCGCCGGGCTGCCAGACGTCCATGACCGCCTCGCAGACCTCCAGCGCGAAGTCCAGCTCGGTGTCGATGAAGATCTCCGGCGAGTACTCGTAGCCGAAGACGGTGTCGTCGCGCAGGATCTTCTCGGCGTACTCCATCACCAGGCGGGTGCCGTCGACGGCGATGCCCTTGATGTCGTCCTTGCTGCCCTTGAAGACCACCCGGCGGAACAGCGGGGAGGTCGCGTTGTACAGGTGGACGGTCGCCCGCGGCGCGCCGACCAGGGACTCCACGGTGCGCTCGATCAGGTCCTCACGGGCCTGGGTCAGCACCGAGATGGTGACGTCCTCGGGGATCGCGCCCTCGTTGATCAGCGAGCGGACGAACTCGAAGTCGGTGGCGCCGGAGGACGGGAAGCCGACCTCGATCTCCTTGTAGCCCAGCCTCACCAGCAGGTCGAACATCTTGCGCTTGCGGGCCGGGGACATCGGGTCGATCAGCGCCTGGTTGCCGTCGCGCAGGTCGGTCGACAGCCAGCGCGGCGCCTGCGTGATCATCTTGCTCGGCCAGGTGCGGTCCGGCAGGTCGATGGTGCCGAAGGGTACGTAGCGCTCGAACGGCATGCCGGACGGCTTCTGCTGGACGCTGGCCGCCGTGATGGGAGTGGGGCGGTCGTTGAACGCGCGAGCGATGGAGGACTGCTCAGTCATGAAGGAGACTCTCGGCTTCTCTGTCGATTGCGGGCTGGCCGGGGAGGTGAACACCCGACTGGCCGACTACTGCGCCGCATCGAACTGCATCGCTTGCGCGATACATGGGCACAGCACGATCCCCGCGGCGAGGGAGCCGGCCTACGTGGTCTACAGGCCCTCGCCGCGGCAGCTAAGAAGAAGCAGCCCGTAACGCATGATGTTGTCGAGCGTAACCCAGGTCACCGGCCGGACACAGTGAACCCCGCCACGATTCCACTCCTTGAGACGAACGGCATCGTGACAAGCGGTCATCAATGCCTCACCCTGGGCGACATGACACCAGCAGCCCAGTTCTGCACGATCATTCCGCCGTACGTACTCGACCGGCTCGCCGAGCAGGGCCACGAGGCCGCCCAGCGCTCGCTGGCCCTGGACGTCGTCCACCGCGAGGCCCGCCTGAGCGCGGTCGCGCCCAAGGTCCCGGCGCAACGGCTGAGCCGCACCATCGGCGACGCCCACCACGCCCAGCGCGCACCCGGCAAGCCGGTGCGCCTCGAGGGCCAGCCGCCGGTCAAGGACGCCCCCGTCAACCGTGCTTACGACGGCCTCGGGGCCACCTTCGCGCTCTACGAGGAGATCTACGGCCGCCACTCCATCGACGGCAGCTGGCTGCCGCTCGACGCCACCGTCCACTACGGGCGGGACTACGACAACGCCTTCTGGGACGGCGCCCGGATGGTGTTCGGGGACGGCGACGGCGTGATCTTCAACGACTTCACCATCTCCCAGGACGTCATCGGCCACGAACTCACCCACGGCGTCACCCAGTACACCGCCGGCCTGGACTACCGCGGCCAGTCCGGCGCGCTCAACGAGTCCGTCTCGGACGTCTTCGGCTCCCTGGTCAAGCAGTACGCTCTGCGGCAGCCGGCCGCCGAGGCGGACTGGCTGATCGGCGCGGGCCTGCTGGCGCCCGGGGTGCACGGCGTCGCGCTGCGCTCGATGAAGGCCCCCGGCACGGCGTACGACGACGAGCGGCTCGGCAAGGACCCGCAGCCCGCCCATCTGCGGGACTACGTCGACACCGCCGAGGACCAGGGCGGGGTGCACATCAACTCCGGCATCCCCAACCACGCCTTCTACCAGCTGGCCACCGCCCTCGGCGGCAACGCCTGGGAGCGCGCCGGGCAGATCTGGTACGACACCCTGACCGGTGGCGGGCTGGCCCACGACTCCGACTTCACCGCCTTCGCCCGGGCCACCGTGGCCGCCGCCCGGGCCAGGTACGAGGACGAGGCGGTGGCGAACACGGTCGTGGCGGCCTGGTCCCAGGTCGGCGTCAGCACGACCTGAGTACAGCAGCCGCGCAGTGCGCGGGGGCAACTCTGTAAAAACTCTGCAAATCCCACCACTGCGTAGCACACTGACAACCATGCGTATCCAGGTGACCCGGACCGGCGGCCTGGCCGGCCTCGCCCACCGTGCGGAGCTGGACACCGCCGAACGCCACGACGCGCCGCACGTCCACGCCCTCGCCCGCGAGGCCGTGGCGGGGGGCCTTCGCGCCCCCTCGTACGGCGTGCCGGACGGCTTCCACTACGAGATCACCGTGGACGGCCGGACGGTCTACTGCGCCGACCCGAAGCTGAGCGAGTCCCAGCGCGAGCTGATCTCGCTGGTCCTGCGCGAGGGCGTCCAGCTGTCGGCTCAGCCGAAGCGGCCGTTGACGTAGTCGGAGGTGCGCGGGTCGGCCGGGGTGGTGAACATCGCCTCGGTCGGGCCGTGTTCGACGATCCCGCCCGGGGTCCCGTGCTCGGCGAGGAAGAAGGCGCACCGGTCGGAGACCCGGTGCGCCTGCTGCATGTTGTGGGTGACGATCACGATGGTGACCTCGTGCACCAGCTCCCGGATGGTCTGCTCGATCCGGCGGGTGGAGGTCGGGTCGAGGGCGGAGCAGGGCTCGTCCATGAGCAGCACCTTGGGGCGGACGGCCAGCGAGCGGGCGATGCACAGGCGCTGCTGCTGGCCGCCGGAGAGCGCCCCGCCGGGCTGGCGCAGCCGGTCCTGGACCTCGCGCCAGAGGCCGGCCTTGGTCAGGCACTCCTCGACCAGGTGGTCCTTCTCGGCCCGGGAGGCCCGGATCCCCGTGAGCTTGAGGCCGGCCACCACGTTGTCGTAGATGGACATCGCGGGGAAGGGATTGGGCTTCTGGAAGACCATGCCGATGTCGCGGCGGGCGCTGGTGAGGCGGCGCTCGGGTGCGTAGATGTCGGAGCCTTCGAGCAGTACCTCTCCCGCGAGGGCGGCGCCCGGGATCAGCTCGTGCATCCGGTTGAGGATCCGCAGGAAGGTGGACTTGCCGCAGCCGGACGGGCCGATCAGCGCGGTGACCTGCCCGGCGGGCATCGTCAGCGAGACCTGATCGAGGACCTTGCGGTCGCCGAACCAGGCCGAGACGGCGCGGGCGTCCAGGCTGCCCGCGGTGGTCCGCGGGCCGGGCAGCACGACCGTGCTGTCGATGCTGGTCATACGGCGATCCCCTTCGTTCTGTGACGGTATGTCAGATCAGGTTGGGCAGCAGGCGGGCGACCTCGTCGGCGACCGAGAGCGCGAGCGCGCTCAGGACCGGGACGCCGACGATCCACGCCTGCAGCCGCCCCCAGCGCGACCAGGCCAGGGCCAGCGCGACGGCGGCGAGCAGCAGCGACTCGCCCCAGAGCACCAGCGGGATCCAGGCGTCGCCGTCGGTGCCCATCACCCGCTCGGCGGGTGGCAGCGCGTCGGCCGTGAGCGGGCGGGCGTTGGCGGGCTTCACCTCGGAGACCAGGTCGGCGTCGACCAGCAGCGTGCCGGACGGCGCGTACCGGGGCCCGTCCCCGGTGACCAGGACCAGCCGGCCCGAGCCGTTCTTCAGGGCGGCGGGCACCGGGTCGCCGGCCCGGCGGACGTCCAGGACCCGGTAGGTGTGGGTGCCCTGGCCGGTGGTGACGGTGAAGGTCTCGGTCGCCCGCAGGCTGCCCAGCGCGCCGAACGGCCCGCCGAACCCGGCCTGGCGGCCGAGCAGGACGCTGGTGCCAGCCTGGCCCGGCATCGGGGTGTCCCGGCGGTGACCGGGCCCGGCCTCCAGCACGGCGCCGGTGGTCCCCTCCCGCACCACCTCGCGCAGGCCCAGCTCCGGGATCTCCAACAGGGCCACAGGCGTGCCGAGTTCGACGAGTCTCCCGTCCTTGGCGCGCTGGCCGATCGGGGTGGTGCCCATGGCGAGGCTCTCGCGCAGTTCGGCGTAGCCGGTCTCGTGGTCGCGCAGGTGGCGCAGGCCGCCGAGCGGGCCGAGGTCGAGGAGCAGCCCCAGCAGCAGGGCGGCCACGATCGCCAGTGCGGCACCGACCAACTGCGGCCCGTCCGGGCGCATTCGAGTCCGGCCCACCGGCGGAGCGACGCACGGATCGGCGACGGGCGCGGGTGGCAGATCGGTCACGGTCATTCGGCGGCCTCGCCCCTGTCGCGCCCGGCGCGCAGGCGGCGCGCGTACGGCAGCCCGATCCAGCCGAGCAGCAGGATCCCGGCGCCGGTCGCCACCCAGGAAGCCACCGGCGCGCCCTGCGGCTTCGGGGCGGCGGCGGCCTCGGGCGCGGCCTGCGGCGTGCTCGCCATGGTCACCGGGTCGGCCCCGGCACCGTGGAGCACGCCCTCCGGAGCGACGGTGACGGCCTGCCAGGTGCTCGGGGTGGTGAAGGTCAGCACGCCGGTGAAGTCCCGTCGCGAGGCCGGGTTGACCTTGCCTCGGCAGCTCGCGGTGATGGTGTACGCGCCGTGCAGCGGCCCGGAACCGTTCCGGGTGGCGACCACGCGGAGGGTGTTGCTGAGCGGCAGCACGTACCCGCCGTTGGAGGCGAGCCGGTACACCGAGGCGGCGACCGTCCCGGTGAGCGGCGCGCCTTCGGCGGGGAAGCCGGAGCCGGCGATCCGTACGGCGAGGTAGTCGGCGGCCGGGTCGGGGCACTGCCCGGAGGTGAGCAGATCGATGGCGTCGTCGTCGTGCCCCGTCGCGTAGTCGAAGGCGAGTGTTCCGGTGTCCGCGGCCGATGCCTTGGGCGCCAGCGGGAGTTGGACGAGCAGCAGGCCCGCCACGAGCAGCGCTCCGACCGCGACCGGCGCCGGGACGGCGGGAGGGGCCGGGCGGCGGCGCCGCTGCCACCACCGGCCGCCGAACAGGGCCAGGGGGAGCACGACTGCCAGCAGCGCCCACGGGATGCTGGCGAACCGCTGCTTGGAGACACTGCTGGAGAGTTTCGGGTCCCGGTCGCCGCCGATCGCGAGCGGGTCGATGGTGATCCCGGCGGTGGCCCAGAGGGTGGGGTAGGCCCCGGCCACGTCCAGACGGTAGGTGACGACGTTCCCCGGCAGCAGTTCCTGGAGATCGGCGGGCGCGTTGCCGGTGGCGATCGAGCCGAGGAGGTTGCTCACCCGGACGGCCTGCCTGCCGCCGAGCCGCACGTTGCCGGTGTTGCGCACCGAGTAGCTGATGGTGGTGTGCCCGGCGGCGAGAGGGTTGAGGCTCGGGTGGTACACCGCCCGGGCGTTCTCGACCCTGAGTTCGGCACGGAGCTCGCCCGAGACCCGGACGTGCACCCGGGCGCCGACCCGCTGGTCCACGGTCACCGCGTTGCCCTTGGCGTCCTTGCTCTCGCGGCGCAGCGAGGCGACGATGCCGGCGGCGTGGTCACCGGGCGAGGCGGCGGCCGGGACGGCGAGGGTGAAGGGCACGATCTGCCGGCTGCGGGCCGGCAGGGTCAGCGAGTCGGCGGCGGTCTTGAGCCACGTGCCCGCCTGGGTCGAGGGTCTGCCCTCGGGCAGCACGTCGTAGCCGCCGGAGTCGGTGTTGAACGCGTCGGCCGGGTAGAGGCGCAGGGTGAGCGGCTGGTCACTGTAGTTCCAGACCGCGACGTGGTCCTTGACCACGGCACCGGGCGTCGCGGCATAGGAGAAGGTGCCGCGGCTGTCCGGCTCCGTGGCGCTCGCGGGCTGGATGCCGAAGGTCTGCGCGGCGCCGGCGGGCGGGCTTCCGGCGGGCTGGTCGTCGGCGTGCGCCGGTCCGCCGCCGAGCAGCAGGACCAGCAGGGCTGGGGCGAGTACCAGGAGCCATCTGCGCATCGGCGGTGTCATCCTCGGGTGCGGTACGGACAGTTCAGGGGGCCGTCCTGGCGGTACGGGGACCACCAGGACGGCCACTGTGTGACGGGATCCGTGGGACGGGATCTGTGCGACGGATCGTCAGATCGCGGTCAGCGTGAGCACGCCCTGGTACGTCCCGGCCAGGGTGGAGGTCGGGGCGAGCAGGGTGAGGTCGGCGCCGAACTTGGCGGTGCCGAGGCCGGTGGCGGTGGCCAGCGTCCGGGCGGACTTCAGGCCGAGCACACCGGTGTCGTTGGCCTCGACGGCGTTGGCCGGGTTGACCTGGCCGCCGAGGGTGACCTTGAGGCTGTCGCCCTTGGAGACCAGGTTCGGGGCCCAGCCGAGGTTCTGCGCGTTGATGGCGTTGGCGCCCGAACTGAACTGCGCGACCTGGCCGCTGACCGACCAGCCCGGCGCACCGGCCCGGGTGTCGGTGACGGTGACGGTCTGGATCGGGCCGGTGGTGGAGAAGAGGGTGCTGGTGCTGTTCAGCGTGAGCGGCGGCAGGGTGACGTTGCTGCCGGCCACGCTGATCACCAGGGCGCCGGGGGCGACCGTGGTGGTGATGGTCTCGGAGACCGGGGCCGGCGGGGTCGAACCGGACGGCGGCGGGGTGACCACGGGGGTGACGGTGAAGGCCACGGCGGCGGAGGCCGAGGCGGCGAACTTGGCCGGGTCGGCCGGGGTGAAGGCGGCGGTGAAGGAGTGGTCGCCCTCGGCCAGGCTGCTGGTGGAGAGCTGGGCCGTGCCGCCGCTGACCGCCTGGCTGCCGATGACGGTGCCGTTGTCCTTGAAGTCGACGGTGCCCTCGGCGCCCGCGGTGACGGTGGCGCTCAGCTGCACCGGGGTGCCCTTGGCCGCCGAGCCCGCCGGGGAGACGGCCAGCGCGGTGGTGGTGGCCGCCGCGCCCTTGGGGCTGATGGTGTACGAGGTGGCGGCGGAGGTCGAGCCGAGGAAGGCGGCGTCCGTCGAGGTGAAGACGGCCGAGAGGCTGTGCGCGCCCTCGGTGAGGGCGTTGGAGGTGAGCGAGGCCTGGCCGGACGTCACGGCGACCGGCGAACCGATCGCGGTGGTGCCGTCCAGGAACTGCACGGTGCCGGAGGCGGCCGGGGAGACGGTGGCGCTCAGCGTGACGTCGCTGCCGACGGTGGCCGATCCGTTCGGGGTGACCGTGAGCGCGGTGGTGGTCGCGGTGGCGGCCGGTGCGTTCGGGTCGGTGGAGGTGTAGGCGGTGGGGCTGGTGAACCAGATCGCGCCGACGAAGTCACCGAAGTACGTCGTCCCGATCTTGGCGCGGCAGCGCAGGTGGAACTCGTACTTGCCGCTCAGCGTGGTGAAGCCGTTCTTCTGCGCGAAGCTGCGCATGGTGTCGTTGAGCGGGACGGTGAGGCGGCCCTGGGCGTCCGGCGGGAAGACGGACTGTGCCTGGTTGAGCGAGACGCCGTAGCCGTCGACCGGGAAGCCCTGCCCGAAGACCAGGGTCTGCAGGTTGGTGCCGCCGGGGCAGGAGCCCGAGGAGACCACGCTCATCAGCTCGTCGTCGGCACCGGTGGCCGGGTTGACGGCCAGGGTGCCGATGGTCGGGCTGGGGCTGTCGGCGTAGGCGGCGACCGAGCCGATCATGCTGATGCTGCCGGCGGCCAGGACGGTGGCCGCGCCGAGCGCTACGGAGCGCGGAATGCGGATGCTCACGGTGATTCGTGCCTTTCTGGCAGTGGAGTTCACGCAGTGGAGGTGACGGTGCGTCAGCCGGTGGTACGGGAGGTGTCGCCGCAGTTGGCATTGGTGCCGAAGCCGTACTGCTTGATGACGGCGGACTGCTGGCAGATCTGCGAGTTGGCGCCGACGAAGACGTCGCTCCACGGGCTGGTGCCGACCTTGCCGGTCGGGATGACGTTGTAGACGTCGCGGGTGGCCGCGGCGCTGGTGTTCAGCAGCACCGAGGGCACGCCGTTGACGTTGCCCAGCTGGGCGGTGCCGCGCAGGTCGGCGAG encodes:
- a CDS encoding TerB family tellurite resistance protein codes for the protein MLGTPLLPLGPVIGSVQCTTCHGRYGVETLDQLTSVRLAAMLRDAQYTVALAVLAAGGTGGRAARDAACTVIREAGFEDCGEAQVLAALAALSGVGDGGPMDVDGLGSGLTIELHAALEPLSPHLAQQGRERLVLQGAWVALADGRYLPQERAALAAVGRCLKLAEGRVDELLEAATIAPH
- the leuA gene encoding 2-isopropylmalate synthase, which codes for MTEQSSIARAFNDRPTPITAASVQQKPSGMPFERYVPFGTIDLPDRTWPSKMITQAPRWLSTDLRDGNQALIDPMSPARKRKMFDLLVRLGYKEIEVGFPSSGATDFEFVRSLINEGAIPEDVTISVLTQAREDLIERTVESLVGAPRATVHLYNATSPLFRRVVFKGSKDDIKGIAVDGTRLVMEYAEKILRDDTVFGYEYSPEIFIDTELDFALEVCEAVMDVWQPGEGREIILNLPTTVERSTPNVYADKIEWMSRNLSRREFIALSTHPHNDRGTGVASAELAIMAGADRVEGCLFGQGERTGNLDLVNVGMNLFSQGVDPMIDFSDIDEIRRTYEYCNQMVVPERHPYAGDLVYTSFSGSHQDAIKKGFDALEADAAAAGVPVGEYTWGVPYLPIDPKDVGRSYEAVIRVNSQSGKGGIAYVLKNDHKLDLPRRMQIEFSRIIQAKTDAEGGEVTPADIWAVFQDEYLPTKDNPWGRIALSGSRSLTTEDGRDALSTEAVVDGVPVTLTGTGNGPVSAFGDALARIGVDVRVLDYAEHALSEGGDAQAAAYVECAVDGKVLWGVGIDGNTVLASLKAMVSAVNRAQRG
- a CDS encoding M4 family metallopeptidase, with the protein product MTPAAQFCTIIPPYVLDRLAEQGHEAAQRSLALDVVHREARLSAVAPKVPAQRLSRTIGDAHHAQRAPGKPVRLEGQPPVKDAPVNRAYDGLGATFALYEEIYGRHSIDGSWLPLDATVHYGRDYDNAFWDGARMVFGDGDGVIFNDFTISQDVIGHELTHGVTQYTAGLDYRGQSGALNESVSDVFGSLVKQYALRQPAAEADWLIGAGLLAPGVHGVALRSMKAPGTAYDDERLGKDPQPAHLRDYVDTAEDQGGVHINSGIPNHAFYQLATALGGNAWERAGQIWYDTLTGGGLAHDSDFTAFARATVAAARARYEDEAVANTVVAAWSQVGVSTT
- a CDS encoding protealysin inhibitor emfourin, with product MRIQVTRTGGLAGLAHRAELDTAERHDAPHVHALAREAVAGGLRAPSYGVPDGFHYEITVDGRTVYCADPKLSESQRELISLVLREGVQLSAQPKRPLT
- a CDS encoding phosphate ABC transporter ATP-binding protein; translation: MTSIDSTVVLPGPRTTAGSLDARAVSAWFGDRKVLDQVSLTMPAGQVTALIGPSGCGKSTFLRILNRMHELIPGAALAGEVLLEGSDIYAPERRLTSARRDIGMVFQKPNPFPAMSIYDNVVAGLKLTGIRASRAEKDHLVEECLTKAGLWREVQDRLRQPGGALSGGQQQRLCIARSLAVRPKVLLMDEPCSALDPTSTRRIEQTIRELVHEVTIVIVTHNMQQAHRVSDRCAFFLAEHGTPGGIVEHGPTEAMFTTPADPRTSDYVNGRFG
- a CDS encoding sortase — its product is MTVTDLPPAPVADPCVAPPVGRTRMRPDGPQLVGAALAIVAALLLGLLLDLGPLGGLRHLRDHETGYAELRESLAMGTTPIGQRAKDGRLVELGTPVALLEIPELGLREVVREGTTGAVLEAGPGHRRDTPMPGQAGTSVLLGRQAGFGGPFGALGSLRATETFTVTTGQGTHTYRVLDVRRAGDPVPAALKNGSGRLVLVTGDGPRYAPSGTLLVDADLVSEVKPANARPLTADALPPAERVMGTDGDAWIPLVLWGESLLLAAVALALAWSRWGRLQAWIVGVPVLSALALSVADEVARLLPNLI
- a CDS encoding WxL protein peptidoglycan domain-containing protein, whose protein sequence is MRRWLLVLAPALLVLLLGGGPAHADDQPAGSPPAGAAQTFGIQPASATEPDSRGTFSYAATPGAVVKDHVAVWNYSDQPLTLRLYPADAFNTDSGGYDVLPEGRPSTQAGTWLKTAADSLTLPARSRQIVPFTLAVPAAASPGDHAAGIVASLRRESKDAKGNAVTVDQRVGARVHVRVSGELRAELRVENARAVYHPSLNPLAAGHTTISYSVRNTGNVRLGGRQAVRVSNLLGSIATGNAPADLQELLPGNVVTYRLDVAGAYPTLWATAGITIDPLAIGGDRDPKLSSSVSKQRFASIPWALLAVVLPLALFGGRWWQRRRRPAPPAVPAPVAVGALLVAGLLLVQLPLAPKASAADTGTLAFDYATGHDDDAIDLLTSGQCPDPAADYLAVRIAGSGFPAEGAPLTGTVAASVYRLASNGGYVLPLSNTLRVVATRNGSGPLHGAYTITASCRGKVNPASRRDFTGVLTFTTPSTWQAVTVAPEGVLHGAGADPVTMASTPQAAPEAAAAPKPQGAPVASWVATGAGILLLGWIGLPYARRLRAGRDRGEAAE
- a CDS encoding Ig-like domain-containing protein, whose protein sequence is MSIRIPRSVALGAATVLAAGSISMIGSVAAYADSPSPTIGTLAVNPATGADDELMSVVSSGSCPGGTNLQTLVFGQGFPVDGYGVSLNQAQSVFPPDAQGRLTVPLNDTMRSFAQKNGFTTLSGKYEFHLRCRAKIGTTYFGDFVGAIWFTSPTAYTSTDPNAPAATATTTALTVTPNGSATVGSDVTLSATVSPAASGTVQFLDGTTAIGSPVAVTSGQASLTSNALTEGAHSLSAVFTSTDAAFLGSTSAATSYTISPKGAAATTTALAVSPAGSAAKGTPVQLSATVTAGAEGTVDFKDNGTVIGSQAVSGGTAQLSTSSLAEGDHSFTAAFTPADPAKFAASASAAVAFTVTPVVTPPPSGSTPPAPVSETITTTVAPGALVISVAGSNVTLPPLTLNSTSTLFSTTGPIQTVTVTDTRAGAPGWSVSGQVAQFSSGANAINAQNLGWAPNLVSKGDSLKVTLGGQVNPANAVEANDTGVLGLKSARTLATATGLGTAKFGADLTLLAPTSTLAGTYQGVLTLTAI